A stretch of the Fusobacterium varium genome encodes the following:
- a CDS encoding sugar ABC transporter, translated as MLKKILLYLGLMIFFISLIGCKDINKSKGKIGVSLAVGNAARWEQEKEYMQKRADELGVEIEIKLNTKNESKTQEKDCFELINSGIDVLIITPRNGNDMSKIIKYAEKNKVKIISYARIILKEKIDLHIGYDSKRMGQMQGQYLAEKVYRGNYIILKGDENDDNANLLYEGALRYIEPIKNDINIILDTSISNWSPKVAKELVMSAIKANNNEIDAILAPNDKIAEGCAEALEELNIKKNVAITGMDAELSAIRRILNEKQDVTIYMDLKELADTAIDEAFNMIQNKPVNINAEYDNKSGKKIASHLITGRLVTKQNIDRILIENKVFTKEEIYNE; from the coding sequence ATGTTAAAGAAGATTTTATTGTATTTAGGATTAATGATTTTTTTTATAAGTCTGATTGGCTGTAAAGACATTAATAAAAGTAAGGGAAAGATAGGGGTATCCTTAGCAGTAGGAAATGCTGCAAGGTGGGAACAAGAAAAAGAATATATGCAAAAAAGGGCAGATGAACTAGGGGTTGAAATTGAGATAAAATTAAATACAAAAAATGAGTCTAAAACACAGGAAAAAGATTGCTTTGAATTAATCAATAGTGGAATTGATGTATTGATTATTACCCCACGTAATGGAAATGATATGAGTAAAATTATAAAGTATGCTGAAAAAAATAAAGTAAAAATTATAAGTTATGCACGAATTATTTTAAAAGAAAAAATTGATTTACATATAGGGTATGATAGTAAAAGAATGGGACAGATGCAGGGACAATATTTGGCTGAAAAAGTTTATAGAGGGAACTATATTATTTTAAAAGGGGATGAAAATGATGACAATGCTAATTTATTATATGAAGGAGCATTGAGATATATAGAGCCAATAAAGAATGATATTAATATAATTTTGGATACTTCAATTTCTAATTGGTCTCCTAAAGTAGCTAAAGAATTAGTCATGTCAGCAATAAAAGCAAATAATAATGAAATAGATGCGATATTAGCACCTAATGATAAAATAGCTGAAGGATGTGCAGAAGCCTTAGAAGAATTAAATATAAAGAAAAATGTAGCTATAACAGGAATGGACGCAGAATTAAGTGCAATTAGAAGAATTTTAAACGAAAAACAAGATGTAACAATTTATATGGATTTGAAAGAATTGGCAGATACAGCTATAGATGAAGCATTTAATATGATACAGAATAAACCTGTCAATATAAATGCAGAATATGATAATAAAAGTGGAAAGAAAATAGCCTCACATCTTATCACAGGAAGATTGGTAACAAAACAAAATATAGATAGAATATTAATAGAAAATAAAGTTTTTACAAAAGAAGAAATATATAATGAATAA